The Pieris brassicae chromosome 7, ilPieBrab1.1, whole genome shotgun sequence genome includes the window GTCCATTTTTTACTGAAAGTTTGATTAAAAATCCACAACCTTTAGAACAAATAAATTCAAGCATATATTCTGTAGATGAACtagataaacatttatttaatcaacaGAAAAACATAGCAAATTTTTCTAACGGTGTGTTTGAAAGTAATAACACGTTTGATAATTTGCCAAAAAATATAAgcaattctttaaataatacaaataatactagACTAACGAAACTTAGAAGAAAGAGAGGGGTCACATTTATGTATGAACCATATAAGGTCATAAAGGATAGTCAAGCAACAGATACCAAAAAGTTTCCAGCTTCCAGCAATATTAGCCCGGTTATAAGAAAACTGCAAACAAGACAAATTGTCGACACAAGTAATAATCAAAAGTATTACAAAGATATTGGTAAAAATGACAGGCCTCTTAATGAACAAGATTTCATTGATGTTAGCAAAGACCAACGAAGAGGTGAACCGCGGTATGAAATAGATCTAAAAAATCATCGACCTCATTATAGTCCTgctgaaaataaaacttcaatGTCTATAGAAGACTATAGAGAAAAGACAGCTAACAAAaacgaaaaaacaaaaaaaaacattgtgcAATCATCCAATAGACCACAAtcaaacacatttaaatatattccacGGACTGTAACTACTCAAAGCATTGCagctagtaatataatatcaaaaaccATTCAGTCAACAACAATTAAACCTCAAAATAAAGAAGAAGATCTTGACGCCGATTACGAAGAATATGAGGATGAAAGCGATGAAATAACAGAGGAAAAAGAATTTCATGAAACAACAAGTACAACCACGAGTACTACAAAACCAAAACTGATTAAGAGAATTCATTTAGCACCTACAGCTAAACCTAAAGAAGATGCAAAATCTAACTCGATGAAACTTCAGCTCACTACCCGGTTTCACACTTCAACAACAGATGCTGCACCCGTACATATAGATCCTCCTGAACATAGTGAACAACTTACAAGGACACCAAATTACAgagaaaagaagaagaaaacaaCAAAAAGCACGCTTGTCACGGATACAGAATCTTACGGTGATGACATTGATGATATGAGAAGAGAAGAAATTGATGCTATGATAGGCATAAAACAAGACATGGATGAATATACACCAAcatatgaaaaagaaaataaacaaagcgATAGTACCTATAAGAATAAGAACAGTTATGAAAAGGTAATTGATGACCAACTACGAGAAAATGATGAAAGCCAAGAAGAAgacgatgatgatgatgatgattctAGTGAAGAAGATGAATATGATTATGAAGAAGATGTAATCGACAATAATCAAGACAACAAAAATCACAAATTGAAAGAAACTACTCCTCTACCAGACAGACGAGACAAAATTCAATTGACTACATCGGAACCAACAAAAAGAACTCTTATAAAAACCACTGAACCAACATCAACCACAGAAGTCTTGTATGCTGACATACAACCAACAGTTTATCGTAAAAAAGTTGAAATACATAAAGAATTGCCTGTCAATAAAACATCACCACATGTGACACACTATAAACAGGATATAAAAGAAgtagaaattattaaagaagtAGACCGCCCACATATACTCAATAATAAGGATCCTGGCTCCTTAAATCTTTACAGAGACGAAAGTTTAGctagagaaataaataatttgggtGATATTGATGTTTTCAATGACAATATAGATTTTGAAAATGGTCCAAAACACGGAGGTAATTACAGAAATGTTAATCCAGATATTGATGTTGAAACATCTCAGTCTgaatcaaacaaaataattgaacatGGAACATCTACAATTAGgccaagaaataaaaattatcgtaATACAGAATCAAAAAGATTAGAAAAAAGTGATATATCTACGTCCTCGTTAAGACCTCGGAATGTAAATCATAGACGAAAACCGAATAGATTTAGCGACGAAAAAAGTGCAAAGCTCATAGAACTACAAGATGACGATAACAATGGCGATAATGTAGAAAATTACAATGAATATAATGGAAACACTAAACCATACGATTCGAGAAGTAATAATGAACCCATGCATGGGGGAAATTATAGAAGTGCAAAGATTACCCTACATAAGAATAGTCGGGATACTACAACAGAAAGCAGCTTGACAAGGAGAATTGTTAAACCAAAACGAAATAGAAAAACAGAAGCAGAAGTATTGAATGCCTACGCAAGAGCAGCGACTGAAATCACTACAATACCTGCTTTTATTTTAGATCCAAGTAAAAGAATGTACTATTATCTAGAAGACTAGTAACAGGAAACATTAGTATCTATGAGTGccaaaattgtttttcagTGTAAAACTAACTATATttgtcatataaaattattttttgttttttaaagctAGTTGCTAATAATTTCTGTGATAAAatgaacttataattatttataaatattatcatatacgtatttatattgtattataatgtaagtttagttttcaatattgtaatgtaatccgtaaatgtgttttatgtaaattaactgtaaaaaaatattttttataattattaaagaattttattcaaagtctattttatttatttctatttcataACCAGTCCAGGAagaaaaatagtatttttactttagtttaaattatgtGTTTGGAACAAGTAAATCTTGTAGATATATGCAAACTACTTATTTTTCTAGCTAAACAATAAGAGGTCCttgaaaaaaatagaaaatatatatatttacatatatattttacgtgtgtgtttattttgtaaattttcaaggaataaatgaagcttcattattattattaatattatatattatatgcaaaCTACAAATCTACCTAGACACTTGTGTATTTATCATGCAACACTTATGTTAACTAATacccttatttataattttattaataaaacgtcCTAAAttctgaatattttattgcacTGGCAAGTTTATTACACTTTTTATATTGTCTAtcttaaaatactataatcTACTTAATAAATAGTTCCCTAAGATtatggtataaaatataaataaatagcaacATAATTTGGTTTGGTCCAGGTTATTCAGTTTCTTTTAAAGTAAAGAAACTACAATTAAacctgtaaataattatttataacctcACTAATCGAATAAGTAAGTAtagaagtatttatatattctaaaattttaGTGCTTCCTCCTATCCACAGGTGTGTGGCTAATGGGTTTCCATTCTGATT containing:
- the LOC123711922 gene encoding MATH and LRR domain-containing protein PFE0570w-like, whose translation is MHIAVAILVFQCTLSSSIKVPVTWDNDSEVKPVNQDKHNEYFHYSANKPHFAVEVAQFHNVKSPENHYESYPINPHTGLNKPQFGKHEMLNSEHKNYKPYQEYVKQDYGQVKPITNYYEVYHPYEAEVPALQTIYKDPILNKIRNDVVDAKNRLQKYEHNAGESDVSKDEYLERPDLIDKKKVPHKNIPVQYEIHRPVRRPIYYQRVPINSNREHILNQKLRHPWSQSYAKVTPMHYRPLKHNLHKLRQQHSLTYDDSNNEYPQIMPLEQHAEKPDGYDIFEKGKENYKNIRNGFEESINNAVLKNRPIVIDNIELQKEDHASNIEENENEEFIPIKNYAQVRKTATFMHLPKSAAYEDADNLEEIQNAPRLREAIKSSKNQVVYSEEGYEDSAYDHAGEQKHASDHEGHGGFLTENEASKGKYKIPTVDTGFTDEGKASSRDQILHGEKWNDEHAEDLDENDSEDYSEDENDYSERNNTQAPDNDDISERNKRESNNTISGNENLSDHDLSKREVNLNSSSVKENEKNKNRKLSRQNFEISMNKYPYYFNSLKALDKNSPLRYSENLNLIPNKTKDNSAFYNSRLNLICPEVEKEVNPIPDKFDSDEISQDSEGKDNNDEKGEGEFKEFKNKQRLEGLGDKIDCFKKKYFGQEPLDSPFFTESLIKNPQPLEQINSSIYSVDELDKHLFNQQKNIANFSNGVFESNNTFDNLPKNISNSLNNTNNTRLTKLRRKRGVTFMYEPYKVIKDSQATDTKKFPASSNISPVIRKLQTRQIVDTSNNQKYYKDIGKNDRPLNEQDFIDVSKDQRRGEPRYEIDLKNHRPHYSPAENKTSMSIEDYREKTANKNEKTKKNIVQSSNRPQSNTFKYIPRTVTTQSIAASNIISKTIQSTTIKPQNKEEDLDADYEEYEDESDEITEEKEFHETTSTTTSTTKPKLIKRIHLAPTAKPKEDAKSNSMKLQLTTRFHTSTTDAAPVHIDPPEHSEQLTRTPNYREKKKKTTKSTLVTDTESYGDDIDDMRREEIDAMIGIKQDMDEYTPTYEKENKQSDSTYKNKNSYEKVIDDQLRENDESQEEDDDDDDDSSEEDEYDYEEDVIDNNQDNKNHKLKETTPLPDRRDKIQLTTSEPTKRTLIKTTEPTSTTEVLYADIQPTVYRKKVEIHKELPVNKTSPHVTHYKQDIKEVEIIKEVDRPHILNNKDPGSLNLYRDESLAREINNLGDIDVFNDNIDFENGPKHGGNYRNVNPDIDVETSQSESNKIIEHGTSTIRPRNKNYRNTESKRLEKSDISTSSLRPRNVNHRRKPNRFSDEKSAKLIELQDDDNNGDNVENYNEYNGNTKPYDSRSNNEPMHGGNYRSAKITLHKNSRDTTTESSLTRRIVKPKRNRKTEAEVLNAYARAATEITTIPAFILDPSKRMYYYLED